In Acidimicrobiales bacterium, the genomic window ATGGTGACGGCCTCAACACCTTCGGCGGGATCTGGCACGTGGTGAAGGCATCGGGCGGCAACAGCGTGACCGGCGCACCGGTTGGCACGACCGGCGGGGGTGGCAACACGACTACGACCTCTGGCGGCAGCTCCGGCGGTTATTGATCGTCGCCCTCGGGGGCGATCACCGCGGTGACGGGTGATCCCCGTTGGCGCCCGCTCGTGCGCCATTGGGCCCTGACGGGCGCTCGCCGTCGCCGTACAGGCGCCTGACGAGGCCGTTCAGCGACTCTCGCCGCTGACCCAGCTCGGCGAGCGCTGTCCGGCGCTGCTCTTCGAGATCCTCGACGTGGACGCGCAGCTCGTCGACCTGGGGCTGAACCTGCCTCAAGACGGCTTGCTCCAGCTCGGTCGCCTTGGCGTTGACCTCC contains:
- a CDS encoding DivIVA domain-containing protein, which codes for QGTPRPRFAVRMRGFDRDQVDAYLNDRARWADQAWGRIRDLEVRLSEQEGTDSPQRVREEADRTVEEASRTLDRFAQEVNAKATELEQAVLRQVQPQVDELRVHVEDLEEQRRTALAELGQRRESLNGLVRRLYGDGERPSGPNGARAGANGDHPSPR